CGGCATCCGGCGCGGTCCCGCCAGGATTGCCCTCGGTGTTGGCGACGATCAGAGCCACCCCAACAGCGGCGACGACCATCACCAACGAGATCTTCACGTTCCTGCTCACGTCTCTCCGATCCGCCAGGCGGACAATGCCCGGCGCCACTAAGTCGTACACTATGTACGAGATGAGATCGCATCAGCATCGGGGCACTTGCGTCTCGCCCGCTCTCGTGACATCTTCACAGATGTGAAGATATCGACGGAGCCTGCTTCGACACTGGACGCGTGTGCGGTCCGTTGTGTCGATCCCGACAAGGTGGCGGCGACTCGCGATGTCCTCTTGGCCGGACATGAGGCAGAAGCCTTGGCCGACTGCTTCAAGCTGCTCGGAGAACCGAACCGTGTGCGCATCCTCTACGCGCTCCTCGAGGCTGGCGAGCTGTGCGTGTGCGACCTTGCTGCAACCGTCGGCGTCTCGGAGACCGCTGTCTCACACGCAATGCGCCTGCTGCGCGGCGCCGGCATCGTCCGCAACCGCCGTGACGGCCGGATGATCTACTACCGCCTCGACGATGCTCACGTCCGAATGCTTCTCGACCTGTCTCGAGAGCATCTCCTGCACGGAACCCCACCCGACGAGAGCGGAGACCGCTGATGGGTGCCGACCACTCCCACAACCATGGTGGCGGCGCGTTGCGGGCCGGTGCTCGGCACCAGAAGCGCCTGGCGATCTCGTTCGTCCTGATCGCCACCTTCTTCGTCGTCGAGGCCGTCGGCGGAGTGCTCACCAACTCTCTCGCCCTCCTCTCCGATGCCGGGCACATGCTCACCGACGCCATCGGGATCGGCATGGCGCTGGCCGCCATCCAGCTCGCCTCCCGCCACGCCGAACGC
This portion of the Actinomarinicola tropica genome encodes:
- a CDS encoding ArsR/SmtB family transcription factor; this encodes MKISTEPASTLDACAVRCVDPDKVAATRDVLLAGHEAEALADCFKLLGEPNRVRILYALLEAGELCVCDLAATVGVSETAVSHAMRLLRGAGIVRNRRDGRMIYYRLDDAHVRMLLDLSREHLLHGTPPDESGDR